A genome region from Bacteroidota bacterium includes the following:
- a CDS encoding MotA/TolQ/ExbB proton channel family protein — translation MIGFLLQITAPVTTTPATTVPEVADQKLYVFDLLLKGGPIMIPIAILLAITIYLWVYKAIKISQAAKIDERMIPAIKDHLTSGNIQSAEAYLRNVNTAQGRVVDSGISTLGRSMREIESNLETASNIEIMEMEKHLGYMGIIAGIAPMLGFIGTIAGVIKIFYNISVSNDISISIISSGLYEKMITSGSGLLTGIIAYGGYHLLNMKIDRTALKLQKNAFEFIRIINKPE, via the coding sequence ATGATAGGATTTTTGTTGCAAATTACAGCTCCGGTTACAACTACACCTGCTACAACAGTACCTGAAGTAGCAGACCAGAAATTATATGTTTTCGACCTTTTATTAAAAGGCGGACCTATTATGATTCCAATTGCTATTTTATTGGCAATTACAATTTATTTATGGGTTTATAAGGCAATAAAAATTAGTCAGGCCGCTAAAATCGATGAACGTATGATTCCTGCCATTAAAGACCATTTAACCAGTGGTAATATTCAATCGGCAGAAGCTTATTTACGCAATGTAAACACCGCTCAGGGACGCGTTGTTGATTCAGGTATTTCAACACTCGGACGTTCAATGCGCGAAATTGAATCTAACCTCGAAACCGCTTCCAATATTGAAATTATGGAAATGGAGAAACACCTCGGTTATATGGGTATTATCGCCGGTATTGCACCAATGTTGGGTTTCATCGGAACCATCGCAGGGGTTATTAAAATCTTTTATAATATTTCGGTTTCAAACGATATTTCTATCAGCATCATTTCTTCAGGTTTATATGAAAAAATGATTACCAGTGGTTCCGGTTTGTTAACGGGAATTATTGCTTATGGCGGTTACCATTTATTAAATATGAAAATTGACCGCACAGCACTCAAATTGCAAAAAAATGCATTTGAATTTATTCGTATCATCAATAAACCGGAATAA
- a CDS encoding response regulator, with the protein MIKVIIIDDEPLARSIVREYITQYNDIEVVAECGDGFEGVKAITQFEPDLIFFDIQMPKINGFEMLELLDKMPLVIFTTAFDEYALKAFEIHAIDYLLKPFNKERFDKAVSRWKALQPPRSSNTPALLETIAEQEQQPQRVVIKLNNKIKIIPFSDIIYIEAAEDYVFIHTSEGRYMKHKTMTFFENALDKNIYVRCHRSFIVNVQLINRLEVYEKDSHVAILTTGAKVQVSKSGYSKLKSVLGV; encoded by the coding sequence ATGATAAAAGTAATTATTATTGATGATGAGCCATTGGCAAGAAGTATTGTGAGAGAGTATATTACACAATACAATGATATTGAAGTGGTAGCAGAGTGTGGAGATGGATTTGAAGGTGTAAAAGCAATAACACAATTTGAGCCCGATTTAATTTTTTTCGACATTCAGATGCCAAAAATAAATGGTTTTGAAATGTTGGAATTACTGGATAAAATGCCTTTGGTAATTTTCACTACAGCATTTGATGAGTATGCATTAAAAGCATTTGAAATTCACGCAATTGATTATCTCCTAAAACCTTTTAACAAAGAACGTTTCGACAAAGCTGTAAGTCGCTGGAAAGCCCTGCAACCGCCGCGCAGCAGCAATACTCCTGCCCTACTGGAAACCATTGCAGAACAAGAACAACAACCACAACGTGTTGTAATAAAATTAAATAATAAAATAAAAATTATTCCGTTCAGTGATATCATTTATATTGAAGCTGCGGAAGATTATGTGTTTATACATACATCTGAAGGCCGATATATGAAACACAAAACCATGACCTTTTTTGAAAATGCTTTAGATAAAAATATTTATGTGCGTTGTCACCGCAGTTTTATTGTAAATGTGCAATTAATTAACCGCTTGGAAGTGTATGAAAAAGATTCGCACGTAGCAATATTAACCACCGGAGCAAAAGTGCAGGTGAGTAAAAGCGGATACAGCAAATTAAAGTCTGTTTTAGGGGTATAA
- a CDS encoding DUF721 domain-containing protein: MKKSNEQGIGDALKQLFKSYKLDEKVAEVRIKELWGEIMGVSIKNYTTNMHLNRGVLTIYIESAPLKQDLKFSKDAIIKRINEEMKEMVVRELVIR, encoded by the coding sequence ATGAAAAAAAGTAATGAGCAGGGGATAGGTGATGCGCTGAAGCAATTATTTAAAAGTTATAAACTCGACGAAAAAGTTGCTGAAGTGCGTATTAAAGAATTATGGGGAGAAATAATGGGTGTAAGCATTAAAAATTACACCACCAATATGCACCTCAACAGAGGTGTGCTTACAATATACATCGAATCAGCACCATTAAAACAAGATTTGAAATTCTCAAAAGATGCAATCATAAAACGTATTAATGAAGAAATGAAAGAAATGGTTGTAAGAGAATTGGTAATTAGATAA
- a CDS encoding delta-60 repeat domain-containing protein — protein MEDVAKAAVELNDGSFLIAGSTYTEVGGYDVALVQLNAAGELITAKFIGDVTNNIGNQLIKTIDGGFVVVGYTDTVGAALITYQPMIIKLNAALEVEWSRRFTVCGTCSGEAVDVVQLQDGNLIVTGYIHTGFPVTTGDMFVAKFTPTGTLSWFNKSGKTDKFESGRSIVAVNSDKFIIAGSSYDDNYDIYLSEVDGDGNTIWQKIINSGTAETAAQIIRTNDNQFAIAGSRNSANDDYYLIKLDTAMQIVFSAFAGDFEIENASGLLQTNTNNFLLTGHGVPEGELFDEIFVLQFDSAGNNCSKNDSGGTVEPYEGTFSLAGFAMPVTFTTDTGAIWFTGAGFNTICADTATEDTSTISLEKIKTLG, from the coding sequence ATGGAAGATGTTGCCAAAGCTGCTGTTGAATTAAATGATGGCTCGTTTTTAATTGCAGGCAGCACTTACACCGAAGTTGGTGGTTATGATGTGGCATTAGTGCAATTAAATGCTGCAGGCGAATTAATTACTGCAAAATTTATTGGCGATGTAACTAATAATATCGGCAATCAGTTAATTAAAACAATTGATGGTGGTTTTGTTGTGGTTGGTTATACCGATACGGTTGGTGCCGCACTTATTACCTATCAACCCATGATTATTAAATTAAATGCTGCACTGGAAGTGGAATGGAGTCGCCGTTTTACAGTTTGTGGAACCTGCAGTGGTGAAGCTGTTGATGTTGTGCAATTACAAGATGGAAACCTGATTGTGACCGGTTATATCCATACCGGATTTCCCGTTACCACAGGCGATATGTTCGTCGCGAAATTTACACCCACAGGCACTTTGAGCTGGTTCAACAAATCAGGTAAAACCGACAAATTTGAATCAGGACGCAGTATTGTTGCCGTTAATAGTGATAAGTTTATTATTGCCGGTTCATCTTATGATGATAATTATGATATTTATTTAAGTGAAGTGGATGGAGACGGAAATACGATATGGCAAAAAATAATTAATTCAGGCACTGCAGAAACGGCGGCACAAATTATTCGCACCAACGACAATCAGTTTGCAATAGCAGGCTCAAGAAATTCAGCAAACGACGATTATTATCTGATTAAACTCGATACAGCGATGCAAATCGTTTTTTCAGCATTTGCCGGTGACTTTGAAATTGAAAATGCAAGCGGATTGCTTCAAACCAATACAAATAACTTCTTGCTGACCGGTCATGGTGTTCCTGAAGGTGAATTGTTCGATGAAATTTTTGTGCTTCAATTCGACAGTGCTGGTAATAATTGCAGCAAAAATGATTCAGGTGGAACGGTTGAACCCTATGAAGGCACTTTTTCGCTGGCCGGTTTTGCAATGCCTGTTACATTTACTACCGATACCGGAGCAATCTGGTTTACCGGAGCCGGCTTCAATACCATTTGCGCTGATACGGCAACCGAAGACACGTCAACCATTAGTTTAGAGAAAATTAAAACCCTTGGCTAA
- the recF gene encoding DNA replication and repair protein RecF (All proteins in this family for which functions are known are DNA-binding proteins that assist the filamentation of RecA onto DNA for the initiation of recombination or recombinational repair.) — protein MLNYKNYGTLKVEFDHKFNLINGLNGSGKTNLIDSIHYLCLCKSYFTRSDNNVVKHGNSYFRLDGFFDLDGISTQITCKLTGLGTGGVKGGKKEFFKNDEPYERLADHIGLIPVVMIAPDDIGIINDGSEERRRFLDTAIAQVSHEYLTRLMHYNKLLQQRNALLKHNLAYGHLDKTLLDVLNAQLAVDGDYIFAERKAYLEQFSKVFGEHYHLISGENEVGAVQYLSQAAEKQHLQLFQDNLRDDLAAGRTTAGIHKDELELTINGYPVRETGSQGQIKSFLIAMKIAQCMLMLALKGKKSIMLLDDVFEKLDKKRLEIVFSIFNQPAFEQVFITDADEKRSADFCLNQIGAFGHVIIGDNNI, from the coding sequence TTGCTCAATTACAAGAACTATGGCACCTTAAAGGTGGAGTTTGACCATAAATTTAACCTGATTAATGGGCTGAATGGCTCTGGTAAGACCAATCTAATAGACAGTATTCATTATTTGTGTTTGTGCAAAAGTTATTTTACCCGTTCCGATAATAATGTGGTAAAACACGGCAATTCTTATTTCCGTTTGGATGGTTTTTTTGATTTAGATGGAATTTCTACCCAAATAACATGCAAACTGACCGGGCTTGGGACTGGTGGCGTTAAAGGGGGCAAGAAGGAGTTTTTCAAAAATGATGAACCTTATGAGCGACTGGCAGACCATATCGGGTTAATTCCGGTTGTGATGATTGCACCGGATGATATCGGGATAATTAACGATGGAAGCGAGGAAAGGCGCAGGTTTCTGGACACTGCTATTGCTCAGGTAAGTCACGAATATCTTACCCGCCTCATGCATTACAATAAGCTGTTGCAACAGCGCAATGCCCTGCTGAAGCACAATCTGGCATATGGACACCTCGACAAAACACTACTCGATGTTTTAAATGCGCAGTTAGCCGTTGATGGCGATTACATCTTTGCCGAGCGAAAAGCTTATCTAGAGCAATTTAGTAAGGTTTTTGGCGAACACTACCATTTAATTTCCGGTGAAAACGAGGTTGGAGCCGTGCAATACCTGTCGCAGGCAGCCGAAAAGCAACATTTACAGCTGTTTCAAGACAATTTACGCGATGATCTTGCGGCGGGCAGAACAACAGCCGGCATTCATAAAGATGAGCTCGAATTAACTATAAATGGCTACCCTGTGCGCGAAACCGGAAGTCAGGGGCAAATAAAATCTTTCCTAATCGCCATGAAAATTGCCCAATGTATGCTGATGTTAGCTTTAAAAGGGAAAAAAAGTATCATGCTGCTGGATGATGTTTTTGAAAAACTGGACAAAAAACGATTGGAAATTGTTTTTTCCATTTTTAATCAACCGGCCTTTGAACAAGTTTTTATCACTGATGCAGATGAAAAAAGGAGCGCCGATTTTTGTTTAAATCAAATCGGGGCATTTGGTCATGTAATAATTGGTGACAATAATATTTGA
- a CDS encoding replication-associated recombination protein A, with translation MLFDTLPLAERLRPRNLDEYIGQQHLVGEGQVLRRMITTGKLVSMIFWGPPGIGKTTLANIIANAANLPFFSLSAVASGVKDVKEVIEKAKNSGKIVLFIDEIHRFNKAQQDSLLGAVEKGLIILIGATTENPSFEVINALLSRCQVYVLQEFTKEDLEQLIERAISKDVILSKRKIIVKEKEALIKLSGGDARKLLNLLELVEETIPEDPIEITDALMTNLAHKKTASYDKNGEQHYDIISAFIKSMRGSDPNAAMYYLVRMIEGGEDPKFIARRMLILASEDIGNANPNALLLATSCFQAVTMLGYPECSIPLSQTVIYLATSPKSNASYVALQNTYELVRNTGDLPVPLAIRNAPTKLMKQLNYGKDYQYAHNSPGNFADMEFLPEEIKGKKVYEPGNNTKENEMRKFLRDRWKEKYGY, from the coding sequence ATGCTTTTCGATACCTTACCATTAGCTGAACGCCTTCGTCCCCGTAACCTGGACGAATATATTGGTCAACAACATTTGGTTGGTGAAGGGCAGGTTTTACGCCGCATGATTACTACCGGCAAGCTGGTTTCCATGATTTTTTGGGGACCACCCGGCATCGGTAAAACTACACTCGCTAATATCATTGCCAATGCGGCCAACTTGCCATTTTTTTCACTCAGCGCTGTTGCTTCCGGTGTTAAAGATGTGAAAGAAGTAATAGAAAAAGCGAAAAATTCCGGCAAAATTGTTTTGTTTATCGATGAAATTCATCGCTTTAATAAAGCACAACAAGATTCATTATTAGGTGCCGTTGAAAAAGGACTCATTATATTAATTGGTGCCACTACCGAAAATCCTTCCTTCGAAGTAATTAATGCATTATTGTCGCGCTGTCAGGTTTATGTGTTGCAGGAATTTACCAAAGAAGATTTAGAGCAATTAATTGAACGCGCAATATCTAAAGATGTAATTCTTTCCAAACGAAAAATTATCGTCAAAGAAAAAGAAGCATTAATAAAATTAAGTGGGGGAGATGCACGCAAATTATTAAATCTCCTCGAATTAGTTGAAGAAACAATTCCCGAAGATCCGATTGAAATTACCGATGCCCTGATGACAAATCTGGCGCATAAAAAAACGGCCTCTTACGATAAAAATGGCGAACAACATTACGATATCATTTCTGCATTTATAAAAAGTATGCGCGGTAGCGATCCCAATGCAGCAATGTATTATTTAGTGCGTATGATTGAAGGGGGAGAAGACCCGAAATTTATTGCACGGCGTATGTTAATTCTCGCAAGTGAAGACATCGGCAATGCCAATCCCAATGCGCTTTTGCTGGCAACCAGTTGTTTTCAGGCCGTCACCATGTTGGGTTATCCTGAATGTAGTATTCCGTTGTCGCAAACCGTAATTTATTTAGCTACTTCTCCAAAAAGTAATGCCTCGTATGTTGCTCTACAAAACACCTATGAACTCGTCCGCAACACCGGCGATTTACCCGTGCCACTCGCCATCCGCAACGCCCCGACAAAATTGATGAAACAACTTAATTACGGAAAAGATTATCAGTATGCACACAACAGTCCCGGCAATTTCGCCGACATGGAATTTTTACCCGAAGAAATAAAAGGAAAAAAAGTTTACGAACCCGGCAACAACACCAAAGAAAATGAAATGCGAAAATTCTTACGCGATCGTTGGAAGGAAAAATATGGGTATTAA
- a CDS encoding T9SS type A sorting domain-containing protein, protein MRTLLIVMLCMAGLTLFAQPQCDNDSTGLIPLVDLGTGYYAGHQGGLFPGGTNNIPLYHRKRGVKFSNESIKPLDSLGNIDYDNGRIIFLGMGASLASNAFNAYIDSIKIYDFEGMNNCLDVKGMFFGGKDLDQMIDFEDNSYWESVRGKMEDRGDSYEQVQAIWLLQQSFEDTSADFNTYYSSVFNKYVTLMQVLKDTFPNLKQVYLSGVHYMGYMDPNHFRYDAFVEPHGYWGNIVIKEIIAHQIMGDPALKYKGASPNAAWISWGPNFWADGKNPRIYDGLSWTCDQYRDDETGGGFHLQDSTDALGIEAQMLKDFFTTDAVAKIWHQDGPLWSACPIDTLRKGRIIIAEPNTFLLFPNPATNTVVIKLSEVINSDFEITIFDALGKIIEHQTFSNYTAQTIPLQLHCDDGIYFVEINTGASKMINELVVQH, encoded by the coding sequence ATGCGCACACTTTTAATTGTTATGCTCTGCATGGCAGGGTTAACCCTATTTGCACAACCTCAATGTGACAATGATTCTACAGGTCTTATTCCATTAGTAGATTTAGGAACAGGTTATTATGCAGGACATCAGGGGGGATTATTTCCGGGTGGCACAAATAACATTCCGCTATACCATCGCAAACGAGGAGTTAAATTCTCCAACGAATCGATAAAACCACTCGATTCTTTAGGCAATATTGATTACGATAACGGACGAATTATTTTTCTGGGAATGGGTGCATCGCTTGCTTCAAATGCGTTTAATGCATATATCGATTCCATTAAAATTTACGACTTCGAAGGCATGAATAATTGCCTTGATGTTAAAGGGATGTTTTTTGGGGGAAAAGATTTGGACCAAATGATTGATTTTGAAGATAACAGTTACTGGGAAAGTGTACGCGGCAAAATGGAAGATCGTGGTGACAGTTATGAGCAGGTGCAAGCAATTTGGTTGCTGCAACAAAGTTTTGAAGACACCTCGGCTGATTTTAATACTTATTACAGTAGTGTATTTAACAAATATGTTACGTTGATGCAGGTATTAAAAGATACCTTCCCAAATTTAAAACAAGTGTATTTAAGTGGTGTACATTACATGGGTTATATGGACCCGAATCATTTCCGCTATGATGCCTTTGTTGAGCCACATGGTTACTGGGGAAATATTGTAATTAAAGAAATAATTGCACATCAAATTATGGGTGACCCTGCATTAAAATACAAAGGTGCTTCACCCAATGCAGCCTGGATTAGCTGGGGGCCAAATTTTTGGGCAGATGGAAAAAATCCGCGTATTTATGACGGTTTATCATGGACCTGCGACCAATATCGTGATGATGAAACAGGTGGCGGATTTCATTTACAAGACTCCACAGATGCTTTAGGCATTGAAGCACAAATGCTAAAAGATTTTTTTACAACAGATGCTGTCGCCAAAATCTGGCATCAGGATGGTCCATTGTGGTCCGCTTGTCCGATTGACACCTTACGCAAAGGAAGAATTATAATCGCCGAACCAAATACCTTTTTATTATTTCCGAATCCTGCAACAAATACTGTTGTAATTAAATTATCGGAAGTAATTAATTCCGATTTCGAAATAACTATTTTTGATGCATTAGGAAAAATTATTGAACATCAAACATTCTCAAATTATACTGCTCAAACCATTCCACTGCAATTACATTGTGATGATGGAATTTATTTTGTGGAGATAAATACGGGTGCTTCGAAAATGATTAATGAGTTGGTGGTGCAGCATTGA
- a CDS encoding histidine kinase, with protein MATNPIFSSKYIRPALLSLFVWSAFHACFIYWLGYDIKIAIADSLTFNFILADFCVAHLFITQFYQPKKDKSAYIILVGVIVATGVTFLSNFIIGLYRFSDLDYYAFLNKSVPVRIGVAFLFSAIINMISMLVKGVEEQKNNTQRRFEAEQLSKEAELYNLRSQLQPHFLFNSLNSISALAGSRPEEARKMIQQLSDFLRGTIKKDDAQLVSLKEELHHVNLYLEIEKVRFGHRLATEIICDEICSAKKIPSLLLQPILENAIKFGLYDTLEEVTISIVAKYEENYLHIAVSNPYDITSSPPKKGTGFGLSSVQRRLYLLFSRNDLLQTAQTENQFITTIKIPQPNL; from the coding sequence GTGGCCACCAATCCGATTTTCAGCAGTAAATATATTCGTCCGGCCTTACTGAGTTTATTCGTATGGTCGGCTTTTCATGCCTGCTTTATTTATTGGCTTGGTTACGATATTAAAATAGCAATTGCCGATAGTTTAACCTTTAATTTTATTCTTGCCGATTTTTGTGTGGCGCATTTATTTATTACACAATTTTATCAGCCCAAAAAAGATAAATCAGCTTACATCATTCTAGTTGGTGTTATAGTTGCAACCGGAGTAACTTTTTTAAGCAATTTTATAATTGGATTGTATCGATTTAGCGATTTAGATTACTACGCATTTTTAAATAAATCGGTACCGGTTAGAATTGGCGTTGCATTTCTTTTTTCTGCTATAATTAATATGATCAGTATGTTGGTGAAAGGTGTAGAAGAGCAGAAAAACAATACACAGCGCAGGTTTGAGGCTGAACAACTTTCGAAGGAAGCAGAATTATATAATTTAAGAAGTCAGTTACAACCCCACTTTTTATTTAACAGTTTAAACTCCATTAGTGCATTAGCCGGCAGTCGCCCGGAAGAAGCGCGGAAAATGATTCAGCAATTATCGGATTTCTTACGCGGCACTATTAAAAAAGATGATGCACAGTTAGTTTCCTTAAAAGAAGAACTACATCATGTCAATTTATATCTCGAAATTGAAAAAGTGCGTTTTGGTCACCGTTTAGCGACTGAAATTATTTGTGATGAAATTTGTAGTGCTAAAAAAATTCCATCCTTATTATTGCAACCCATTTTAGAAAATGCCATCAAATTTGGTTTGTATGATACATTGGAAGAGGTAACCATCAGCATAGTTGCAAAATATGAGGAAAATTACCTGCACATAGCAGTCAGTAACCCTTACGATATAACATCATCTCCCCCTAAAAAAGGGACGGGATTCGGATTAAGTTCTGTGCAGCGCAGGTTATATTTATTATTTTCAAGAAACGATTTATTACAAACTGCTCAAACAGAGAATCAATTTATTACAACAATTAAAATACCACAACCCAATTTATGA
- a CDS encoding phenylalanine 4-monooxygenase: MVQDYTAYTPEHFKVWEILFDRQMALLKDRAATVFMEGIDAIHFTAGAIPKFDEFNIRLETITGWNAVVVPGLIGNKEFFELLKNRKFPASTWLRTMEQLDYLEEPDMFHDVFAHLPLLTNKTYCAYLYGLSKIALSYIENPIAVELISRIYWYTVEFGLIRDNGLLRIYGSGILSSQGESIYCLKSGIPSKRIDYNVEKILDTPYIKDKFQQQYFVIDTCLDLFESLPDIEQGIIKRLENPDLFVAE; the protein is encoded by the coding sequence ATGGTCCAGGATTACACAGCTTACACACCCGAACACTTTAAAGTTTGGGAAATATTATTCGACAGACAAATGGCATTGCTTAAAGACAGAGCTGCAACCGTTTTTATGGAAGGAATTGACGCCATACACTTTACCGCAGGCGCAATACCAAAGTTCGATGAATTTAACATTCGCCTAGAAACCATTACCGGTTGGAATGCCGTGGTAGTGCCCGGATTAATTGGCAACAAAGAATTTTTCGAACTGCTAAAAAACCGAAAATTTCCTGCTTCAACCTGGTTGCGCACTATGGAACAACTCGATTATCTGGAAGAGCCCGATATGTTTCACGATGTATTTGCGCATCTGCCGCTGCTCACCAACAAAACCTATTGCGCATATTTATACGGTCTCAGTAAAATTGCACTCAGCTATATCGAAAATCCTATTGCAGTAGAATTAATTTCTCGCATTTACTGGTATACAGTCGAATTCGGTTTAATTCGCGATAACGGTCTGCTCCGCATTTACGGCTCAGGAATTTTATCCTCTCAGGGTGAAAGTATTTATTGCCTCAAATCCGGAATTCCTTCAAAACGTATCGATTATAATGTCGAAAAAATATTGGATACACCTTATATCAAAGACAAATTCCAACAACAATATTTTGTTATCGACACCTGCCTCGATTTATTTGAAAGTCTGCCCGATATCGAACAAGGTATCATAAAACGACTCGAAAATCCGGATCTGTTTGTCGCCGAATGA
- the groL gene encoding chaperonin GroEL (60 kDa chaperone family; promotes refolding of misfolded polypeptides especially under stressful conditions; forms two stacked rings of heptamers to form a barrel-shaped 14mer; ends can be capped by GroES; misfolded proteins enter the barrel where they are refolded when GroES binds) has translation MAKIIKFDVEAREKLKAGVDALANAVKVTLGPKGRNVVIEKKYGAPNVTKDGVSVAKEIELEDPIENMGAQMVKEVASKTSDVAGDGTTTATVLAQAIVTAGLKNVAAGANPMDLKRGIDKAVEAVVIELKKQAQQVGNDNKKIEQVAAISANNDAEIGKLIATAMQKVSKDGVITVEEAKGTDTYSDVVEGMQFDRGYLSAYFITNGDDMEAEMERPYILIYDKKISTMKDLLPILEKVAQQGAQLLIIAEDVDSEALTTLVVNKLRGTIKVCAVKAPGFGDRRKEMLQDIAILTGGTMISEEQGKMLESVELGDLGRAEKVTVDKDNTTIVGGKGKKDDIKIRVNTIKSQIETTTSDYDREKLQERLAKLSGGVAVLYIGAATEVAMKEKKDRVDDALHATRAAVAEGIVAGGGVAYIRAIDVLEKLKVANEDEKIGVDIIKRALEAPIRTIVANAGIEGSIVVQKVREGKADFGFNARTEKYENLLKAGVIDPVKVTRVALENAASIAGLLLTTECTIVDKPEKKDMPMGGGMPGGMDGMM, from the coding sequence ATGGCAAAAATTATAAAATTTGATGTAGAAGCACGCGAAAAATTAAAAGCGGGTGTAGATGCATTAGCGAATGCAGTTAAAGTAACGCTTGGACCAAAAGGTCGTAACGTAGTTATTGAAAAAAAATACGGTGCACCTAATGTTACTAAAGATGGTGTATCTGTTGCAAAAGAAATTGAATTGGAAGACCCAATCGAAAACATGGGTGCCCAAATGGTGAAAGAAGTAGCAAGCAAAACCAGCGACGTTGCAGGTGATGGAACTACAACTGCTACTGTATTAGCACAAGCTATTGTTACTGCAGGTTTAAAAAATGTTGCTGCAGGTGCAAATCCTATGGATTTAAAACGTGGTATCGACAAAGCTGTTGAAGCGGTTGTAATTGAATTAAAAAAACAAGCTCAACAAGTTGGTAACGACAATAAAAAAATTGAACAGGTTGCAGCAATTTCAGCGAACAACGATGCTGAAATCGGTAAATTAATTGCTACTGCAATGCAAAAAGTTTCTAAAGATGGTGTTATTACTGTAGAAGAGGCAAAAGGTACTGATACTTACAGTGATGTAGTTGAAGGTATGCAATTCGACAGAGGTTATTTATCTGCATATTTCATTACCAATGGTGATGATATGGAGGCAGAAATGGAACGTCCTTACATCCTGATTTACGATAAAAAAATCAGCACGATGAAAGACCTGTTACCTATTTTAGAAAAAGTAGCGCAACAAGGTGCTCAATTATTAATTATTGCTGAAGATGTTGACAGCGAAGCGCTTACTACTTTAGTAGTAAATAAATTACGCGGAACCATTAAAGTATGTGCTGTTAAAGCTCCTGGTTTTGGCGACAGAAGAAAAGAAATGTTACAAGACATCGCTATTCTTACCGGTGGAACAATGATTAGCGAAGAGCAAGGTAAAATGTTAGAAAGTGTTGAATTAGGTGACCTTGGTCGTGCTGAAAAAGTTACTGTAGACAAAGACAATACAACTATTGTTGGCGGAAAAGGTAAAAAAGATGATATTAAAATTCGTGTAAACACAATTAAATCGCAAATAGAAACTACAACTTCTGATTACGATCGTGAAAAATTACAGGAACGTTTAGCAAAATTAAGTGGTGGTGTTGCGGTATTATATATCGGTGCTGCTACTGAAGTTGCCATGAAAGAGAAAAAAGATCGTGTTGACGATGCTTTACACGCTACACGCGCTGCAGTTGCAGAAGGTATTGTTGCAGGTGGTGGTGTTGCTTATATCCGTGCAATTGATGTATTGGAAAAATTGAAAGTGGCTAACGAAGATGAAAAAATCGGCGTTGATATTATCAAACGTGCATTAGAAGCACCAATCAGAACTATCGTTGCCAATGCCGGTATTGAAGGTTCAATTGTTGTTCAAAAAGTACGCGAAGGCAAAGCTGATTTCGGATTTAATGCAAGAACAGAAAAATATGAAAATCTGTTAAAAGCAGGTGTTATCGATCCGGTTAAAGTTACACGTGTTGCTCTTGAAAATGCGGCTTCAATCGCAGGTTTATTATTAACCACTGAGTGCACAATTGTAGACAAACCAGAGAAAAAAGACATGCCAATGGGCGGCGGAATGCCGGGTGGTATGGATGGTATGATGTAA
- a CDS encoding T9SS type A sorting domain-containing protein produces MEIKNANAGLFTTGISMFNSNGQLVYETVIPKGQTTCSINVSGLPEGLYLVNMFNGNTYKVFQLVVTHP; encoded by the coding sequence GTGGAAATCAAAAATGCAAACGCCGGACTATTCACAACAGGAATATCAATGTTCAACAGCAACGGTCAATTGGTGTATGAAACAGTAATTCCAAAAGGCCAAACCACTTGTTCTATAAACGTTTCCGGGCTGCCTGAGGGTTTGTATCTGGTCAATATGTTTAATGGTAACACGTATAAAGTGTTTCAATTGGTAGTCACTCACCCGTAA